A region of Paenibacillus sp. 37 DNA encodes the following proteins:
- the spoIIIAD gene encoding stage III sporulation protein AD: MEIIQVVGLALIATVLILVIKEQKPMFAFLIAAATGIVIFMLLIGKIGAVIEVLKRLAENSGMESIYLKTVLKIIGIAYIAEFGAQIVRDAGQESIASKIELAGKVLILVLAIPIISIIIETVMKLMPV, translated from the coding sequence GTGGAAATTATCCAAGTTGTAGGTTTGGCGCTCATCGCAACAGTGCTCATTCTGGTTATTAAGGAACAGAAACCCATGTTTGCTTTTCTGATTGCTGCCGCGACCGGCATTGTCATCTTCATGTTGTTGATTGGCAAAATCGGTGCAGTCATCGAAGTGTTGAAGCGGCTTGCCGAGAATTCAGGCATGGAAAGTATTTATCTGAAAACGGTGCTGAAAATTATTGGCATAGCGTACATCGCTGAATTTGGCGCACAGATTGTCAGGGATGCAGGTCAGGAGAGCATTGCGTCCAAGATCGAACTGGCTGGTAAGGTACTGATCCTTGTACTTGCTATACCGATCATCAGCATTATTATCGAAACCGTCATGAAGCTGATGCCGGTGTAG
- the spoIIIAC gene encoding stage III sporulation protein AC has protein sequence MNLEVNAIFQIAGIGIIIAMIHTVLKQMGKEDMAHWVTVIGFVVVLFMVVRMLDSLLQEIKSIFLFQ, from the coding sequence ATGAATCTAGAAGTGAACGCAATCTTTCAAATTGCGGGTATCGGAATCATCATCGCCATGATTCACACGGTACTGAAACAAATGGGAAAGGAAGATATGGCTCACTGGGTGACCGTAATCGGATTTGTCGTTGTATTGTTCATGGTGGTCCGTATGCTGGACAGCCTGCTACAAGAGATCAAATCGATATTTCTTTTTCAATGA
- the spoIIIAB gene encoding stage III sporulation protein SpoIIIAB yields the protein MVNMFGAVIILLASTLAGFYKARQYALRPRQLRELIAALQRLMTEINYGLTPLPDAMGKMGAQTKEPVKTLFLHAATQMEPPHGLTARESLQSGVDLAWGRSAMKADEKEVMLQLSFSLGTSDRQDQTKHISLAIQQLMHEESRAQADQMKYERMSRSLGMLVGALIVILIF from the coding sequence TTGGTTAACATGTTTGGTGCGGTAATTATTCTGTTAGCCAGCACCCTCGCCGGTTTTTACAAGGCCAGACAGTATGCATTAAGACCGAGACAGTTGCGAGAACTGATTGCAGCCCTCCAGCGACTAATGACGGAGATTAACTATGGGCTCACTCCACTTCCCGATGCCATGGGCAAGATGGGAGCACAGACCAAAGAACCTGTAAAGACGCTGTTTCTTCATGCAGCTACACAGATGGAACCTCCTCATGGACTCACTGCCCGGGAAAGTCTGCAGTCAGGCGTGGATCTGGCGTGGGGAAGATCGGCCATGAAGGCTGACGAGAAGGAAGTGATGTTGCAACTAAGCTTCAGCCTTGGCACAAGTGACCGTCAGGATCAGACCAAACATATATCGTTAGCCATTCAACAACTAATGCATGAGGAATCTCGCGCTCAGGCCGATCAAATGAAATATGAACGAATGAGCCGAAGCCTCGGGATGCTTGTCGGAGCGTTAATCGTCATTCTGATCTTCTGA
- the spoIIIAA gene encoding stage III sporulation protein AA: MKVNWRELFPEPIRTILGRMPPALLEQVEEVRIREGRPLEINAGNTYHFLTPQGCPTGNPEEAYVPQKEVTHRLLDLISNHSLYTLEEELRKGFITIPGGHRIGLAGRTVLSGGRVEYLRDINGFNVRVAREVHGVADRILPYLLDMKSGQVLHTLILSPPQQGKTTLLRDLARQISSGTKLTGGTELVQGIRPRLKVGIVDERSEIAGSYKGVPGFDVGPRTDVMDGCPKAEGMMMMLRSMSPDVLIVDEIGRPEDAEAVMEALHAGVSVIATAHGRDLSELSARPALRTLITEQMFQRYVQLQRTSRGMTFRLADGKMRGLQQTGAGGEAFG; this comes from the coding sequence ATGAAGGTGAACTGGAGGGAACTTTTTCCGGAACCGATCCGAACCATTCTTGGAAGAATGCCACCCGCTCTATTGGAACAAGTGGAGGAAGTACGTATTCGTGAAGGCAGACCCCTGGAGATTAATGCAGGCAACACATACCACTTCCTGACACCTCAAGGTTGTCCAACCGGGAATCCTGAAGAAGCGTATGTTCCTCAGAAAGAAGTGACGCACAGGTTGCTGGATCTGATCAGTAACCATTCACTTTATACATTGGAAGAGGAACTGCGCAAAGGGTTCATCACCATACCTGGAGGACATCGAATCGGGCTTGCTGGCCGAACGGTACTGAGCGGTGGGCGTGTCGAATACCTGCGTGACATCAACGGGTTTAACGTTCGGGTAGCCCGTGAGGTACATGGAGTAGCTGATCGTATCCTTCCTTATCTTCTCGATATGAAGAGCGGACAGGTCCTGCACACGTTGATCCTATCACCACCACAACAAGGGAAAACGACGTTGCTGCGAGATCTGGCGAGACAAATTAGCAGTGGTACAAAGCTTACAGGGGGAACTGAACTGGTTCAGGGAATACGTCCGCGTCTGAAAGTGGGCATTGTGGATGAAAGGTCCGAAATCGCTGGTAGCTACAAAGGAGTACCTGGCTTCGACGTAGGTCCCCGAACAGATGTGATGGACGGTTGTCCGAAGGCTGAGGGCATGATGATGATGCTTCGCTCCATGTCGCCCGATGTCCTGATTGTGGACGAGATCGGTCGTCCGGAGGATGCCGAAGCGGTGATGGAAGCCCTGCATGCAGGAGTCTCAGTGATTGCGACTGCTCATGGCCGTGACCTATCGGAGCTGTCGGCCAGACCCGCCCTCAGAACCTTAATTACGGAGCAGATGTTTCAACGTTATGTCCAGCTGCAACGGACGAGCCGGGGCATGACCTTTCGGCTGGCTGATGGCAAAATGCGTGGGTTGCAGCAGACCGGGGCAGGAGGTGAAGCCTTTGGTTAA
- a CDS encoding 2-phosphosulfolactate phosphatase translates to MRVDVVGNVNEVRTIDIAGRSAVVIDVLCTTSTIVTALAYDALAVIAVETVPQAKQMEVKDCIRGGERFDKKITGFEVGNSPYEYMTKDIANKTIILTTTDGTRALIKASRAKHVLAGSLLNVRAVAAVLCQLQRDVLLLCAGNQDEFALEDALCAGCIIDELHRQSCSPIQLNDLGIVLHQAVSQCQESIPELVQGSVSGRRLEKLGRVHDISYCSQLNLLDCVPEMGEGNLMQPYRGIRGEKMFKLM, encoded by the coding sequence GTGCGAGTTGATGTCGTTGGCAATGTGAATGAAGTACGTACTATTGATATTGCAGGGCGAAGTGCAGTTGTCATTGATGTATTGTGTACGACCAGTACAATTGTTACGGCTCTGGCGTATGACGCTTTGGCTGTGATTGCCGTAGAGACCGTTCCACAAGCCAAACAAATGGAAGTGAAAGATTGCATTCGAGGCGGGGAGCGTTTTGACAAAAAAATCACCGGATTCGAGGTGGGTAATTCCCCCTATGAATATATGACTAAGGACATTGCTAATAAAACGATCATCCTGACCACAACCGATGGAACCCGAGCCTTGATTAAAGCTTCCAGGGCGAAACATGTACTAGCTGGATCATTACTCAATGTCAGGGCTGTCGCAGCAGTTCTCTGCCAACTTCAACGAGATGTATTGCTGTTATGTGCGGGGAATCAGGATGAATTTGCACTGGAGGACGCCTTGTGTGCTGGATGTATCATCGACGAACTGCACCGTCAATCCTGCTCTCCCATCCAACTAAACGATCTCGGCATAGTACTTCATCAGGCGGTATCCCAATGTCAGGAGAGCATCCCGGAGCTGGTGCAGGGATCTGTTAGCGGGCGTAGGCTTGAAAAGTTAGGCAGGGTCCATGACATTTCATATTGTTCTCAATTAAACTTGCTGGATTGTGTTCCCGAGATGGGGGAGGGGAACCTCATGCAACCATATAGAGGCATACGCGGGGAAAAGATGTTCAAGTTGATGTGA
- a CDS encoding aspartate kinase yields the protein MSLYVMKFGGSSVGDTERMKRVAGRVVEKADEGHRCVVVVSAMGDTTDDLIDQAKQLNSDLPAREMDMLLTTGEQISISLLSMAIQALGRKAVSFTGWQAGFRTEPVHGKARIHDIQPDRVNAALAEGNIVIVAGFQGMTEDGEITTLGRGGSDTTAVALAAAIKADACEIYTDVDGIYSTDPRIVKVARKLKEISYDEMLELANLGAAVLHPRAVEYAKHSGVPLIVRSSFNHNEGTVVKEEATMEQGVVVSGIAYDKNVARISILGVPDVPGVLAEVFGALASNQLDVDIIVQSGVMDGKADFSFSVALSDRENALRVIEGLHSRLPYREVTSEENLVKISIVGAGMVSHPGVAAKMFKVISAEGVSIKMVSTSEIKVSCVIDGDKLHDVIKALHTAYDLDTAEQAVIGGPQDRR from the coding sequence TTGTCATTGTACGTCATGAAATTTGGGGGCAGCTCGGTCGGAGATACAGAACGCATGAAGCGTGTAGCCGGACGTGTTGTAGAAAAAGCTGATGAAGGACATCGGTGCGTAGTCGTGGTTTCGGCCATGGGGGATACAACAGATGATTTGATTGATCAGGCAAAACAACTGAATAGTGATCTGCCTGCTCGTGAGATGGATATGCTCTTAACGACAGGAGAACAGATTTCGATCTCTTTGTTATCGATGGCTATTCAAGCGCTTGGACGTAAGGCAGTATCGTTTACGGGCTGGCAAGCGGGATTCCGCACAGAGCCGGTTCACGGAAAAGCACGTATTCATGACATTCAACCTGACCGTGTGAATGCAGCACTTGCCGAGGGAAACATTGTTATTGTTGCAGGCTTCCAGGGCATGACGGAAGACGGCGAGATCACAACGCTGGGTCGTGGTGGTTCGGATACCACAGCTGTAGCGCTGGCGGCAGCAATTAAGGCTGATGCGTGTGAGATCTATACGGATGTAGACGGAATCTATTCTACGGACCCGCGGATCGTTAAGGTTGCGCGCAAGCTGAAGGAAATATCCTATGACGAAATGCTGGAACTTGCTAATTTGGGAGCAGCGGTGCTGCATCCGCGTGCAGTAGAGTACGCGAAGCATTCCGGTGTACCTTTAATTGTAAGATCCAGCTTTAACCATAATGAAGGAACGGTTGTGAAGGAGGAAGCAACAATGGAACAAGGCGTAGTGGTTAGTGGTATTGCCTATGACAAAAACGTGGCTCGCATCAGTATTCTGGGTGTGCCGGATGTACCAGGAGTTCTGGCCGAAGTATTTGGTGCGCTTGCATCCAATCAGCTGGATGTGGACATTATCGTTCAGAGCGGAGTGATGGATGGCAAAGCGGACTTCTCGTTCTCTGTGGCGCTGTCTGACCGTGAGAACGCATTACGTGTCATTGAAGGCCTTCACAGCCGCTTGCCTTACCGTGAAGTCACATCTGAGGAGAACCTCGTTAAAATCTCCATTGTTGGCGCAGGTATGGTCAGTCACCCGGGTGTAGCTGCGAAGATGTTCAAAGTTATTTCCGCTGAAGGCGTGAGTATCAAGATGGTGAGCACTTCCGAGATCAAAGTATCTTGTGTTATTGACGGAGATAAGCTGCATGACGTCATTAAGGCATTGCATACAGCATATGATCTCGACACTGCCGAGCAAGCCGTTATCGGTGGACCTCAAGATCGCAGATAA
- the efp gene encoding elongation factor P: MISVNDFKTGLTVQVDNDIYTVLDFQHVKPGKGAAFVRSKLKNLRNGNTVEKTFRAGETIGRAIIENRGVSYLYASGTEHTFMDNETYDQFTLTSDQLEWELNFLKENMVVKIVSYQGEILGIDLPTSVELKVIETEPSVKGNTAQGATKNAKVETGLNVQVPLFINEGDVLLIDTREGKYSSRA; the protein is encoded by the coding sequence GTGATTTCAGTAAACGATTTTAAAACAGGCTTGACCGTGCAAGTAGATAACGATATCTATACCGTGCTTGATTTCCAACACGTTAAACCAGGTAAAGGCGCTGCCTTCGTACGTTCCAAATTGAAAAACCTGCGTAACGGTAACACCGTTGAAAAAACATTCCGTGCAGGCGAAACGATTGGTCGTGCCATCATCGAAAACCGTGGCGTATCCTACCTATATGCAAGCGGTACAGAGCACACATTCATGGATAACGAAACATATGATCAGTTCACATTAACTAGTGATCAACTGGAATGGGAATTGAACTTCCTGAAAGAAAACATGGTCGTTAAGATTGTTAGCTACCAAGGTGAAATCCTGGGAATCGACTTGCCAACAAGCGTTGAGTTGAAAGTTATCGAGACTGAGCCAAGTGTTAAAGGTAACACTGCACAAGGCGCTACCAAAAATGCAAAAGTGGAAACAGGCTTGAACGTACAGGTTCCTTTGTTCATTAACGAAGGTGACGTTCTCCTGATTGACACACGTGAAGGTAAATACTCTTCCCGTGCGTAA
- a CDS encoding M24 family metallopeptidase, translating to MENKRVNKLREAMREHELTAMLITNPINRRYMTGFTGSAGYVLITEQDAYLLTDFRYMSQAPQQAKGFTVVEHGAKPMDTVRELLTSANIKEVGFEQDSVTFGTHSAYAEALQSIELEAVSGIVEQLRMFKDEDEIAVMQRAADLADATFSHVLQFAKPGMTEREVDLEMEFFMRKHGATSSSFDTIVASGERSAMPHGVASSKVIGQNELITFDFGALLDGYCSDLTRTIATGTPVPELRKIYDIVLEAQLHTLENLKPGMTGREADALARDIIAGHGYGDQFGHSTGHGLGMEVHEAPRLSKLSDDVLKPGMVVTVEPGIYIDGLGGVRIEDDVVITETGIHILTKSDKKFTVIG from the coding sequence ATGGAAAACAAACGAGTAAATAAGTTGCGTGAAGCCATGCGTGAGCATGAACTCACTGCAATGCTGATTACAAACCCGATTAACCGTCGTTATATGACGGGCTTTACAGGCTCGGCGGGATATGTGCTGATTACGGAACAGGATGCATATCTGCTGACTGATTTCCGCTATATGTCACAAGCGCCTCAGCAAGCCAAAGGATTTACCGTTGTGGAGCATGGAGCTAAGCCGATGGATACGGTGCGCGAATTGCTGACATCCGCGAATATCAAAGAAGTGGGCTTCGAGCAGGATAGCGTCACATTTGGCACGCATTCCGCTTATGCTGAAGCACTTCAATCTATCGAACTGGAAGCTGTATCCGGGATCGTGGAGCAACTTCGTATGTTCAAGGATGAAGATGAGATCGCGGTTATGCAGAGAGCAGCAGATCTGGCGGATGCCACGTTCAGCCACGTTTTGCAGTTTGCAAAACCAGGTATGACGGAGCGTGAAGTGGATCTGGAGATGGAGTTTTTCATGCGTAAACATGGAGCAACGTCCTCTTCGTTTGACACCATTGTAGCATCGGGTGAACGTTCTGCTATGCCTCACGGTGTAGCGAGCAGCAAGGTCATCGGACAGAATGAGTTAATTACATTTGACTTTGGTGCACTTTTGGACGGATACTGTTCAGATCTGACACGTACCATTGCAACAGGTACACCTGTACCTGAGCTGCGCAAAATTTATGACATTGTACTGGAAGCTCAGTTACATACGCTGGAGAACCTGAAACCGGGCATGACCGGACGGGAAGCAGATGCATTGGCTCGTGATATCATTGCAGGTCACGGATATGGAGATCAATTCGGACACAGCACAGGCCACGGCCTGGGTATGGAAGTTCACGAAGCTCCACGCTTGTCCAAGCTTAGCGACGATGTATTGAAACCGGGTATGGTTGTTACCGTTGAACCGGGTATATATATTGACGGGCTTGGCGGCGTGCGAATCGAGGATGATGTAGTGATTACCGAGACGGGTATTCATATTCTAACGAAGTCGGACAAGAAGTTCACCGTAATCGGCTAA
- the aroQ gene encoding type II 3-dehydroquinate dehydratase produces the protein MKRIIVINGPNLNMLGVREPGIYGTLSLKDIEDKIRRQADEIGVSIAFYQSNHEGDIIDRIHAAMGEADGIILNAGAFTHYSYAIRDAINAVKVPTVEVHLSNIHAREAFRHHSVIAAETIGQIAGFGEVSYELGLLALVRHLDKQT, from the coding sequence ATGAAACGAATTATTGTGATCAATGGTCCGAACCTGAACATGCTTGGTGTACGCGAACCGGGCATCTATGGAACGCTTAGTCTGAAGGATATTGAGGACAAAATTCGCAGACAGGCTGACGAAATTGGCGTCTCCATCGCTTTTTATCAATCGAACCATGAAGGGGACATCATTGACCGCATTCATGCAGCGATGGGTGAGGCAGACGGAATAATACTGAATGCCGGAGCATTTACCCATTATAGCTATGCTATACGTGATGCAATCAATGCTGTAAAAGTCCCTACGGTTGAAGTACATCTATCCAACATTCATGCACGCGAAGCGTTCAGACATCATTCAGTGATTGCAGCGGAAACAATCGGGCAGATTGCCGGATTTGGCGAAGTAAGCTATGAACTGGGATTGCTGGCTCTTGTGCGTCATCTGGACAAACAAACCTGA
- a CDS encoding YqhR family membrane protein translates to MTERKHEDTSQDEGQRPNERQPKYKGRRPTQRQGQAHYYTKPFSFALELGFFAGFIWGGLHWLFYLLHFTIVPVGFLAEPFFKHEYIYTAAGHLTGWLFFIVFSILASLLYTFTIRKLKGPLPGMVYGIVWWLILFILVGPKLGMMKPLNGLTWDSIITELCFFLLWGLFIGYTVAMEYTDERKREPEQAGA, encoded by the coding sequence ATGACAGAACGTAAGCATGAAGATACATCACAAGATGAAGGTCAACGACCCAATGAGCGGCAGCCAAAGTACAAGGGCAGGCGCCCTACCCAGAGGCAAGGTCAAGCACACTACTACACCAAGCCATTTTCCTTTGCGTTAGAGCTTGGCTTTTTTGCCGGTTTTATCTGGGGTGGGCTGCATTGGCTATTCTATCTGTTGCATTTTACGATTGTACCTGTCGGATTTCTGGCCGAGCCTTTTTTCAAACATGAATATATATATACCGCAGCAGGACATTTGACAGGTTGGCTGTTTTTTATCGTCTTTTCCATCTTGGCATCCTTGTTATACACGTTCACGATTAGAAAACTGAAAGGGCCGTTACCCGGCATGGTGTATGGAATCGTCTGGTGGCTGATTCTCTTTATCCTGGTAGGACCCAAACTGGGGATGATGAAACCTTTGAATGGTTTAACGTGGGATTCAATCATCACGGAACTCTGTTTCTTTTTGCTGTGGGGGCTGTTCATTGGTTACACGGTAGCCATGGAGTACACGGACGAACGCAAACGCGAGCCGGAGCAAGCGGGGGCATAG
- a CDS encoding DUF1385 domain-containing protein: MPQQSKPVSYGGQAVIEGVMFGGKHVNVTAVRRKDGEITYLEVPKQDKSWVMKLRRIPLLRGIVSIIDSSVKGSRHLNYSADAYADDELEPEEKAKQKEKEGSGWSLSMIIGVTAVAILSFLFGKVVLTLLPVVIENFLFKNAFDNQFLHNLLEGGIKLILLLAYLWLISQTPMIKRLFQYHGAEHKVISAHEAGEELTPENVQKYSRLHYRCGSSFIMLTVIIGVFLYSLFTYDNLWERMGQRLLLLPVVLGISFELLKLTNSVRDIPVLRYLGYPGLWLQLLTTKEPTNEQVEVSIASFNRMRELDAKLANVSATSEVPVATLDPVKG, translated from the coding sequence TTGCCTCAACAATCCAAGCCTGTCAGCTATGGGGGGCAAGCTGTCATTGAAGGCGTAATGTTCGGTGGGAAACATGTCAACGTTACAGCTGTTCGTAGAAAAGACGGCGAAATTACGTATCTGGAAGTTCCCAAGCAAGACAAGTCCTGGGTCATGAAATTGCGGCGGATTCCTTTATTACGCGGAATTGTCAGCATTATAGATTCAAGTGTCAAAGGTAGCAGACATCTCAATTATTCTGCTGACGCCTATGCTGATGATGAACTGGAACCTGAAGAGAAAGCCAAGCAAAAAGAGAAAGAAGGTTCGGGCTGGAGCCTAAGCATGATCATTGGTGTGACCGCCGTCGCCATCCTTTCATTCCTTTTTGGTAAAGTTGTGCTCACATTGCTTCCTGTTGTTATCGAGAATTTTCTATTCAAAAATGCATTCGACAATCAGTTTCTGCATAATTTACTGGAAGGCGGCATTAAGCTGATCCTGTTACTCGCTTATCTGTGGTTAATCTCACAGACACCGATGATTAAACGTCTCTTCCAGTATCATGGGGCGGAACACAAAGTAATCAGCGCACATGAAGCTGGTGAAGAACTGACACCGGAGAACGTGCAAAAGTACAGCCGACTGCACTACCGCTGCGGAAGCAGCTTCATTATGTTGACTGTCATTATCGGAGTGTTTCTATACTCCCTCTTCACGTACGATAACCTCTGGGAACGGATGGGTCAGCGTCTGTTGTTATTGCCAGTTGTGCTAGGCATTTCTTTTGAACTGTTAAAGCTCACGAATTCGGTACGTGATATTCCTGTACTGCGTTATCTTGGATACCCGGGATTGTGGCTGCAATTGCTGACAACAAAAGAACCGACCAACGAACAGGTAGAAGTATCCATTGCTTCGTTTAACCGTATGCGTGAGTTGGATGCCAAGCTTGCCAATGTCTCTGCTACGTCAGAAGTACCTGTTGCAACACTCGATCCTGTGAAAGGGTGA
- a CDS encoding patatin-like phospholipase family protein, translating into MLINAVFEGGGVKGISLAGAVQGAQDCGIQFNRVAGTSSGSIVAALLAAGYRAEEMKVIIENTPFVSLLRRSPIFNTRWIGPAARLFLKKGLYSGEALESWIRKMLEQKGIRTFADLPLGKLLITASDISNGTILVLPDDIRRFGIDPAKLDVAKAVRMSCSIPYFFDPVVIRKSPIFSKGLPFQDQFVYVVDGGLLSNFPLWLFDGDRSERGGDVIPVVGFKMVGKTEVEPARIKGPLSMLQALVETMLTAHDERYIEQINRFRTVKIPTLGIKPTQFHLSLQDSTALYRSGATAGNEFFNGWNMKMYDEQLDKQRKELRKKQAEAPPLIPV; encoded by the coding sequence GTGTTAATTAACGCGGTGTTTGAAGGTGGAGGCGTCAAAGGAATCTCGCTTGCGGGTGCTGTGCAGGGTGCTCAAGATTGTGGCATTCAGTTCAATCGGGTGGCTGGCACATCATCCGGCTCCATTGTAGCTGCTCTGCTAGCGGCGGGTTACCGGGCCGAAGAGATGAAAGTCATTATCGAGAATACACCCTTTGTTTCATTGCTGCGTCGTTCCCCCATATTTAATACCCGATGGATTGGCCCCGCAGCGAGGCTGTTCTTGAAGAAAGGTTTGTATTCGGGGGAGGCATTGGAATCATGGATTCGCAAGATGCTGGAGCAAAAAGGGATTCGCACATTCGCTGACTTGCCACTAGGCAAGTTGCTTATTACCGCATCCGATATATCCAATGGGACCATTCTGGTGTTGCCAGACGATATTCGGCGGTTCGGCATTGACCCTGCGAAGCTGGATGTTGCAAAGGCGGTACGTATGAGTTGCAGTATCCCATATTTTTTCGATCCGGTAGTCATACGCAAGTCGCCGATATTTTCCAAAGGTCTTCCTTTTCAAGATCAGTTCGTTTATGTCGTGGATGGTGGATTGCTTAGCAATTTCCCGTTGTGGCTCTTCGATGGTGATCGCTCGGAACGAGGAGGAGACGTTATTCCGGTTGTCGGATTCAAAATGGTAGGGAAGACGGAAGTAGAACCTGCCCGGATTAAAGGACCGCTAAGCATGCTTCAGGCCCTTGTAGAGACGATGCTCACAGCACATGATGAACGCTATATCGAACAGATTAACCGGTTTCGGACAGTGAAGATACCAACGCTAGGCATTAAACCGACGCAATTTCATTTATCGTTACAGGACAGCACAGCCTTATATCGATCAGGCGCAACAGCAGGGAACGAATTTTTCAACGGATGGAATATGAAAATGTATGATGAACAGCTGGACAAACAAAGAAAAGAATTGCGCAAGAAACAAGCAGAAGCTCCACCTCTGATTCCTGTATAA
- a CDS encoding family 10 glycosylhydrolase, translating to MNVRKGLMLLLIFVLGLQTAGMTAQAAGQKEIAIFLDGNRLESDVSPYILPKVNVTMVPLRVISEGLGASVLWSQATRTVTIQKFDSVISMTSGRQQATVDNAVVGLDASVELKQGRVMVPIRFVSENLGIRVNWNQAAQTIDLYTGDESVPTPEPTPVTPAEPGGTGTVPASEEMRGAWISTVNGDWPSSGAKGNVEKQKQEYTKQLDTLQGMGINAVFVQVRANGDAIYPSGLVPWNSVLTGTQGKDPGYDPLAFMVEEAHKRGLEFHAWFNPFRATNSASTSNLAANHISKLHPDWIVNASGKMYINPGIPEARQHIIDTIMEVVNQYDIDGVHLDDYFYPSNVTFNDDAAFKTYNTLNTKDRAEWRRDNINQFVKQLGQSIHRVKGNVEYGISPFGVWRNKSVDLTGSDTKAGVTAYDSMNADVRTWINQEWIDYVAPQVYWSMTLSVARYDKVVDWWANEVANTNVKLYIGHSPYKLGTPEIGWQTSQEIIDQLNYNKKYGSVKGDIFFSSQHLTKNPLGVIAKLKAYYGL from the coding sequence ATGAACGTTCGTAAAGGATTGATGCTGCTGCTCATTTTTGTACTTGGATTACAGACAGCAGGCATGACGGCACAAGCGGCCGGGCAGAAGGAAATCGCTATTTTTCTAGACGGCAACCGTTTGGAATCGGATGTATCACCCTACATCCTGCCCAAAGTAAATGTAACGATGGTACCTCTGCGTGTTATTAGCGAAGGACTGGGTGCGTCTGTTCTATGGTCTCAAGCTACTCGTACCGTGACCATTCAGAAATTTGATTCGGTCATCTCTATGACGAGCGGGCGCCAGCAGGCAACCGTGGATAACGCTGTAGTTGGTCTGGATGCATCGGTCGAATTGAAACAAGGTCGGGTCATGGTACCCATTCGATTTGTCAGTGAGAACCTGGGCATTCGAGTGAACTGGAATCAAGCAGCCCAGACCATTGATCTGTACACAGGAGACGAATCAGTCCCAACTCCTGAACCAACCCCGGTAACCCCAGCGGAGCCTGGAGGCACGGGTACTGTACCAGCTTCTGAAGAGATGCGGGGAGCCTGGATTTCCACTGTGAATGGAGACTGGCCTTCATCCGGTGCCAAGGGAAATGTAGAGAAGCAAAAACAGGAGTATACGAAACAGCTAGATACGTTGCAAGGTATGGGCATTAATGCTGTATTTGTCCAAGTGAGAGCCAATGGGGATGCCATCTATCCTTCAGGTTTGGTACCTTGGAACAGCGTATTGACAGGAACACAAGGTAAAGATCCAGGTTATGATCCCCTCGCGTTTATGGTCGAGGAAGCACATAAACGAGGTTTGGAGTTCCACGCCTGGTTTAATCCGTTTAGAGCAACGAACTCAGCAAGTACATCAAACTTGGCTGCAAACCACATCTCGAAGCTTCATCCCGACTGGATTGTGAATGCATCCGGCAAAATGTACATTAACCCGGGTATCCCGGAAGCCAGACAGCATATTATCGATACGATCATGGAAGTGGTCAATCAGTATGATATTGATGGTGTACATCTGGATGATTATTTCTATCCATCCAATGTGACTTTTAATGATGATGCAGCCTTCAAAACCTATAACACATTGAATACCAAAGACCGTGCTGAATGGCGTCGGGACAATATTAATCAGTTCGTCAAGCAGCTCGGACAGAGCATTCACAGGGTGAAAGGTAACGTTGAATATGGAATTAGTCCATTTGGTGTATGGCGTAATAAATCCGTTGATCTGACTGGCTCTGATACCAAAGCGGGAGTAACCGCGTATGACAGCATGAATGCAGATGTGCGGACATGGATTAACCAGGAGTGGATCGACTATGTCGCTCCGCAGGTATATTGGAGTATGACACTGAGTGTAGCCCGATACGACAAAGTTGTGGACTGGTGGGCGAATGAAGTGGCTAATACAAATGTAAAATTGTATATCGGTCACTCTCCTTATAAGTTAGGTACGCCGGAAATTGGCTGGCAGACTTCACAGGAGATCATCGATCAGCTGAACTACAACAAAAAGTATGGTTCGGTCAAAGGGGATATTTTCTTTAGTTCACAGCACCTGACGAAGAATCCTCTCGGCGTAATTGCCAAATTAAAAGCGTACTATGGTCTCTAG